A part of Gramella sp. MAR_2010_147 genomic DNA contains:
- a CDS encoding MotA/TolQ/ExbB proton channel family protein, producing MKRLFSILVIAAITVLGAYNLKAANSANILPGTIVTFVQDDEEAMAGDDLEGEELGFHQELKKRFIEGGPAFMGIVLLCLILGLAIAIERIIFLNLSTTNTKKLAQDVEDALNSGGIEAAKEVCRNTKGPVASIYYQGLDRADESIEAAEKAVVAYGGVQMGQLEKNVSWVSLFIALAPMLGFMGTVIGMIQAFDRIEAAGDMQPSLVAGGIKVALLTTVFGLIVAIILQIFYNYIIAKIDSIVNDMEDASIILIDMLVAYKNKKRI from the coding sequence ATGAAAAGATTATTTTCTATTTTGGTAATCGCCGCGATTACGGTTCTTGGGGCCTACAATCTAAAGGCGGCTAACAGCGCGAATATTTTGCCAGGAACGATTGTGACCTTTGTACAAGATGACGAAGAAGCAATGGCCGGTGATGATTTGGAAGGAGAGGAACTTGGTTTTCACCAGGAACTTAAAAAACGTTTCATCGAAGGTGGTCCCGCCTTTATGGGGATCGTTCTATTGTGTTTAATTCTTGGTCTGGCTATTGCCATTGAGAGAATTATCTTTTTAAACCTTTCAACAACTAACACTAAAAAGCTTGCTCAGGATGTTGAGGATGCTCTTAATAGTGGTGGTATCGAAGCGGCTAAAGAGGTTTGTAGAAATACAAAAGGACCTGTTGCTTCTATCTATTATCAAGGTCTTGACAGGGCTGACGAAAGTATCGAAGCTGCTGAAAAAGCGGTTGTTGCTTACGGAGGTGTTCAAATGGGACAACTTGAAAAGAATGTGTCCTGGGTTTCTTTATTTATCGCACTAGCTCCTATGCTTGGTTTCATGGGTACTGTAATCGGGATGATTCAGGCTTTTGACCGTATTGAAGCAGCTGGAGATATGCAACCATCACTTGTAGCAGGAGGTATTAAAGTAGCACTTCTTACTACCGTATTTGGTTTGATCGTTGCGATTATTCTTCAGATTTTCTACAACTATATCATCGCTAAGATAGACAGTATCGTAAACGATATGGAAGACGCGTCTATCATTCTTATCGATATGTTAGTAGCTTACAAGAATAAAAAAAGAATCTAA
- a CDS encoding asparaginase, with amino-acid sequence MNNKSRILLIYTGGTIGMIKDYDSGALKAFNFDELLQNIPELKILEHDIETLSFEDPIDSSNMNPAYWEIIAKTIDDHYHQYDGFVVLHGSDTMSYTASALSFMFENLTKPIIFTGSQLPIGDLRTDAKENLITSIQIAGLQKNGKPVISEVGLYFEYKLYRANRTTKINAEHFQAFSSMNHPALAESGVYLSVNYKSLWKPNRKQKTKLHAGFNTDVLVLKMFPGITETTVEHILSKPNLKGVVLETFGSGNAPNDPWFLNILKEKISNGLSVVNVTQCIGGSVTMGQYETSVGLKKIGVVSGKDITTEAAVSKLMYLLGKDLSPKVFKTIYETSLRGEMS; translated from the coding sequence ATGAATAATAAGTCCAGGATATTATTAATTTATACCGGTGGAACCATTGGTATGATCAAAGATTATGATTCTGGTGCACTGAAGGCTTTCAATTTTGATGAGCTTTTACAGAATATCCCCGAGTTAAAGATCCTGGAGCACGATATTGAAACTTTAAGTTTTGAAGATCCCATAGATTCATCTAATATGAATCCGGCTTATTGGGAGATTATCGCTAAAACAATCGATGATCATTATCATCAATATGACGGTTTTGTAGTACTTCATGGAAGTGATACCATGTCTTATACCGCATCTGCCTTAAGTTTTATGTTTGAAAATCTTACAAAGCCAATCATATTTACGGGATCACAGTTGCCCATAGGTGATCTTCGTACAGATGCAAAAGAAAATTTGATAACCAGTATCCAGATTGCCGGTTTGCAAAAAAATGGGAAGCCGGTAATTTCTGAAGTTGGTTTGTACTTTGAGTATAAATTGTACCGGGCGAACAGAACCACGAAGATCAATGCAGAACATTTTCAGGCATTTTCCTCGATGAATCATCCTGCGCTGGCAGAATCTGGTGTATATCTTTCAGTAAATTATAAATCCCTGTGGAAACCAAATAGAAAACAAAAGACTAAATTACATGCGGGATTTAATACTGATGTACTGGTTTTAAAAATGTTTCCCGGTATTACTGAAACTACAGTAGAACATATCCTGTCCAAGCCAAATTTAAAAGGAGTGGTACTGGAAACTTTTGGTAGCGGGAATGCTCCAAACGATCCATGGTTCCTAAATATTCTTAAAGAAAAAATTAGCAATGGACTGAGCGTAGTGAATGTAACCCAGTGTATTGGGGGTAGTGTTACAATGGGGCAATACGAAACTAGTGTGGGGCTAAAAAAGATAGGAGTGGTCTCTGGAAAAGACATTACCACAGAGGCAGCTGTCTCTAAATTAATGTATTTATTAGGAAAAGATTTGTCCCCTAAAGTGTTCAAAACAATCTATGAAACATCGTTAAGAGGCGAAATGTCTTAA
- a CDS encoding 1-acyl-sn-glycerol-3-phosphate acyltransferase, with translation MQNFDDIRFFKDDEVNPALQEFMKHPMVKALLQFTFPDLRSEDIRAVLNECHSIADFQSKVIYLSVEKVLEKTSEGLTDAGFDNLDTSESYFYISNHRDIILDTCLINYTLHDHDLIMTASAIGDNLVQKPFLMALSKLNRNFLVLRNQSPREMLKSSLKLSEYIKHLLFSEDRSVWMAQREGRTKDGNDFTQQGVLKMVGMAKGDLDVLDYFAKLKIVPVAMSYEFDPTDMLKMPEVLAKRMKEDYKKSANEDFNSIMQGAMGQKGRIQINAGPVLTEEDFAEIRKKELSINDQLKEVATLIDQAIYRNYKLWPSNYIAYDLLKNEERFTSEYTEKEKRQFDRRISRRVDVKNPLALNSYLLMYANPVINKMSLNE, from the coding sequence GTGCAAAATTTTGACGATATAAGATTTTTTAAGGATGATGAAGTAAATCCTGCTTTGCAGGAGTTTATGAAACATCCAATGGTAAAAGCATTGCTTCAGTTTACATTTCCAGATCTTAGGTCTGAAGATATTCGGGCTGTTTTAAATGAATGTCATTCCATCGCAGATTTTCAAAGCAAGGTAATTTACCTAAGTGTTGAAAAGGTGCTGGAAAAAACCAGTGAGGGATTGACCGATGCTGGCTTTGATAATTTAGACACTTCTGAATCTTACTTCTATATCTCAAATCACAGGGATATTATTCTCGACACCTGTCTTATAAATTACACTTTACACGATCATGACCTTATCATGACGGCTTCAGCTATTGGGGATAACCTGGTGCAAAAGCCTTTCTTAATGGCATTGTCAAAGCTTAACCGGAATTTTCTGGTACTGCGTAATCAGAGTCCAAGGGAAATGCTGAAGAGTTCACTAAAGCTTTCAGAATATATAAAACACCTGCTTTTTTCAGAAGACCGCTCCGTTTGGATGGCACAGCGTGAAGGAAGAACTAAAGATGGGAACGATTTTACCCAGCAGGGAGTTCTTAAGATGGTAGGAATGGCCAAAGGCGATCTGGATGTTCTGGATTATTTCGCAAAACTTAAGATTGTTCCAGTTGCCATGTCTTACGAGTTTGATCCCACAGATATGTTGAAAATGCCAGAGGTTTTGGCAAAACGTATGAAAGAAGACTATAAGAAAAGCGCCAATGAGGACTTTAATAGCATTATGCAGGGAGCGATGGGACAAAAAGGTCGCATCCAGATAAATGCGGGGCCTGTGCTAACCGAAGAAGATTTTGCTGAAATCAGGAAAAAAGAACTTTCCATTAACGATCAGTTAAAAGAAGTTGCCACTTTAATAGATCAGGCTATTTACCGAAATTACAAATTATGGCCTTCTAACTATATCGCTTATGATCTGCTGAAGAATGAAGAAAGGTTCACCAGTGAATATACTGAAAAGGAAAAGAGGCAATTTGATAGACGTATTAGCAGGAGGGTGGATGTGAAAAACCCGCTTGCTCTGAATAGCTATTTATTGATGTACGCAAATCCAGTGATCAATAAAATGTCTCTAAATGAATAA
- a CDS encoding TatD family hydrolase — MIITDTHTHLYSDSFDGERREVIQDAINNNVKRFFIPAIDSETTQSMYDLENEFPDHIFLMMGLHPTHVKENFEEELKHVEAELDKRKFYAVGEIGIDLYWDKSTLGIQQQAFRKQIQFAKDRNLPIVIHCREAFEEIFEVLEEEKDDKLFGVFHCFTGTHEQALKALSYNMKLGIGGVVTFKNGGIDKFISEIPLEEIVLETDSPYLAPKPYRGKRNNPVYILKVAEKLAELYNLPLEKVAEVTTKNSKEVFGI, encoded by the coding sequence ATGATAATTACAGATACCCATACCCATTTATATAGTGATTCTTTCGATGGCGAAAGAAGGGAAGTTATTCAGGATGCGATTAACAATAATGTAAAGAGATTTTTTATTCCCGCGATAGATTCTGAAACTACTCAAAGCATGTATGATCTGGAAAATGAATTTCCAGATCATATTTTTTTAATGATGGGGCTTCATCCTACCCATGTAAAAGAAAATTTTGAAGAAGAACTGAAACATGTAGAGGCAGAGCTGGATAAACGAAAATTTTATGCTGTAGGGGAAATTGGGATCGATCTATACTGGGATAAATCAACACTGGGAATCCAGCAACAGGCTTTTAGAAAGCAAATTCAGTTTGCCAAAGATCGCAACTTACCTATTGTGATTCATTGTCGTGAAGCTTTTGAGGAGATATTTGAAGTTCTTGAAGAAGAGAAGGATGATAAGTTGTTTGGTGTTTTTCATTGTTTTACAGGAACTCATGAACAGGCTTTAAAAGCGCTTTCTTATAATATGAAATTGGGAATTGGAGGTGTTGTCACCTTTAAAAATGGAGGTATAGATAAATTTATTAGTGAAATTCCTCTGGAGGAGATTGTTTTGGAGACAGATTCGCCTTATCTGGCACCAAAACCATACCGGGGCAAGAGAAATAATCCTGTTTATATATTGAAGGTGGCTGAAAAGTTAGCCGAACTTTATAATTTGCCTTTGGAAAAAGTTGCTGAGGTAACCACAAAAAACTCAAAGGAAGTTTTCGGAATTTAG
- a CDS encoding Rieske (2Fe-2S) protein, which translates to MKRGEFLVKGVLLACSGACALSACSSGDDGGGTTTPPPGNGGGNNGETVSVNLSNLANVGDQVTSNGVLFFRIGEGNTSADFVATEAVCPHQGGALVWVEEGGFIECQLHFARYEDDGDVIRGPQNSAGNTRDLEVYATSISGGSITATKS; encoded by the coding sequence ATGAAAAGAGGTGAGTTTTTAGTAAAAGGAGTTTTGTTAGCCTGTTCTGGAGCCTGTGCTTTGTCAGCTTGTAGTTCTGGTGATGATGGAGGAGGGACCACGACACCTCCTCCGGGAAATGGTGGAGGAAATAATGGGGAGACAGTTTCGGTCAACTTATCAAATCTTGCCAATGTAGGAGACCAGGTAACCAGCAATGGAGTGCTTTTCTTTCGTATTGGAGAGGGAAATACTTCAGCAGATTTTGTTGCTACTGAAGCCGTATGTCCGCATCAGGGCGGAGCACTGGTATGGGTGGAAGAAGGAGGATTTATTGAATGTCAGTTGCATTTTGCAAGATATGAGGACGATGGGGATGTAATTCGCGGCCCCCAGAATTCTGCCGGGAATACTCGGGATCTGGAAGTTTATGCCACCTCTATTAGTGGAGGAAGCATTACGGCTACGAAAAGCTAA
- a CDS encoding DUF5777 family beta-barrel protein: MKRFLLFAITIICSGMYAQDVDSIMDNISETKEFRTIATFKSPRLVLLQTNETQKAHDLAFWVGHRFGDIGGEFGGSNTLYGLDVASDLYLGFDYGITDALTVGIGRSKFNEAYSALIKYRLLWQDENMPVSVTLFEQSSWITRKPFSNNEFDSEGDRISHFFQAIIARKFSPGVSVMVNPGFLFRPEAQIQDFEDADNLFALGIGGRFKIFKRISIITDYTFVNGLSRPDDLQTDYSNPFGVGVEIETGGHVFALNFQNSQYITANNFIPNTTKSWSDGGVRFGFMISRNFNLGSKKESN, translated from the coding sequence ATGAAAAGATTTTTACTGTTTGCGATTACGATAATCTGTTCTGGAATGTATGCTCAGGATGTAGATAGTATAATGGACAATATTTCAGAAACTAAGGAATTTAGAACCATTGCAACTTTTAAGAGCCCAAGACTGGTGCTACTACAGACCAATGAAACACAAAAAGCACATGATCTGGCTTTCTGGGTTGGACATAGATTTGGTGACATTGGCGGCGAGTTTGGAGGTTCTAATACCTTATACGGGCTGGATGTGGCCAGTGATCTTTATCTTGGTTTTGATTACGGTATTACCGATGCCTTAACCGTAGGAATAGGAAGAAGTAAATTTAATGAGGCTTACAGTGCTTTAATAAAATACAGGCTGTTATGGCAGGATGAAAATATGCCAGTTTCTGTAACCTTGTTTGAGCAAAGTAGCTGGATCACCAGAAAACCATTTTCTAATAATGAATTTGATAGTGAGGGTGATAGGATCTCCCATTTTTTTCAGGCCATTATAGCCAGAAAATTTAGTCCCGGTGTATCTGTAATGGTAAACCCTGGATTTTTATTCAGGCCAGAGGCGCAAATTCAGGATTTTGAGGATGCAGATAATCTTTTTGCTCTGGGAATTGGAGGAAGGTTTAAGATTTTTAAACGAATATCAATAATTACAGATTATACTTTTGTAAATGGTTTGAGCAGGCCAGACGACCTTCAAACAGATTATTCCAATCCTTTTGGGGTAGGTGTGGAAATTGAAACGGGAGGTCATGTATTCGCTCTCAACTTCCAGAATTCACAATATATCACAGCAAACAATTTTATTCCAAATACAACAAAAAGTTGGTCTGACGGTGGCGTTAGGTTTGGGTTTATGATATCAAGGAATTTTAATCTTGGATCGAAAAAGGAGAGTAATTAA
- a CDS encoding YceI family protein, with protein MMMRALILSVSFFILGILFPLSISAQSSFYQTTNASIKFYSSAPVEDIEAISKSGVSVFNAKNGSISFKVKIRSFEFEKGLMQEHFNENYMESEEYPDASFKGGLMEMIDLNHTKVQNLILAGTLNIHGIPREREIPVRVRISRDKETITLKSEFEVSCNDHNIKIPKLLWENIAEVIKVNIDMEYKIIKE; from the coding sequence ATGATGATGCGTGCTCTAATACTTTCAGTTTCTTTTTTCATACTTGGAATTTTATTTCCTTTATCTATCAGTGCTCAGTCCTCATTTTACCAAACTACCAATGCCAGCATAAAATTTTATTCTTCGGCGCCAGTAGAAGATATCGAAGCAATTTCAAAATCTGGAGTTTCTGTTTTCAATGCTAAAAACGGTTCCATCTCCTTTAAAGTTAAGATCCGAAGCTTTGAATTTGAAAAAGGTTTAATGCAAGAGCATTTTAATGAGAATTATATGGAAAGTGAAGAATATCCAGATGCCAGTTTTAAAGGCGGTTTGATGGAGATGATAGACCTTAATCATACAAAAGTTCAAAATTTAATTCTTGCCGGCACTTTAAATATTCATGGAATACCCAGGGAACGTGAAATCCCGGTGAGGGTGAGAATTTCTAGAGATAAGGAAACTATTACACTAAAGTCTGAATTTGAAGTTTCTTGCAATGATCATAACATTAAGATCCCGAAGTTGTTATGGGAAAATATAGCCGAAGTGATCAAGGTAAATATTGATATGGAATATAAAATTATAAAGGAATGA
- a CDS encoding NAD(P)/FAD-dependent oxidoreductase, with amino-acid sequence MLDFIVVGAAQAGLAMAYYLKEQGKDFLVVDKESEIGASWLNRWDSLTLFTPSEFNNMPGMEFPAEKGHYPGKTEVADYFQDYVEEFQIPIELNMMVEKISHHDDHFLLKTSRGELRAKEVVVATGPFHIPYTPPFSKKIDQDIFQIHSNYYKNPYQLQEGKAMVVGAGDSGFQILDEVSDGDREVYFSGTTEVKVLPQEILGKTLWWWFTKSGFLSFSRDTWLGKKISKSRQPVIGTPVKEILARENVEAVGKTKNAEGELIFTENRKISDIRNIIWATGYRPNFSWIEGLELAKNGYPNHYRGVSNIDGLYFIGLPWLHTRGSATLGGIKKDAKYLAEYINQNG; translated from the coding sequence ATGCTGGATTTTATTGTTGTTGGAGCTGCACAGGCTGGTCTGGCTATGGCTTACTACCTTAAGGAACAGGGAAAAGATTTTCTTGTGGTAGATAAAGAGTCAGAAATTGGTGCTTCGTGGCTTAATCGCTGGGATTCACTTACTTTATTTACCCCTTCTGAATTTAATAATATGCCGGGAATGGAATTTCCGGCTGAAAAAGGCCATTATCCAGGTAAGACTGAAGTTGCTGACTATTTTCAGGATTATGTGGAAGAATTTCAAATTCCTATTGAGTTAAATATGATGGTTGAGAAAATTTCCCATCATGACGATCATTTCTTACTGAAGACATCCCGGGGAGAGTTGAGAGCTAAGGAGGTGGTAGTCGCTACGGGCCCATTTCATATTCCTTATACCCCGCCATTTTCAAAAAAGATAGATCAGGATATTTTTCAGATCCATAGTAATTATTATAAAAACCCGTATCAGCTTCAGGAAGGTAAAGCCATGGTAGTTGGAGCAGGAGATAGTGGGTTTCAGATCCTTGATGAAGTTTCTGATGGAGACCGGGAGGTTTATTTTTCAGGAACTACAGAGGTAAAAGTGCTCCCCCAGGAAATTCTGGGAAAAACATTGTGGTGGTGGTTTACAAAATCAGGATTTTTGAGTTTTAGCCGCGATACCTGGCTCGGAAAAAAGATTTCCAAATCAAGACAGCCTGTGATTGGAACCCCTGTAAAAGAAATTCTGGCACGGGAAAACGTAGAAGCTGTTGGTAAAACTAAAAATGCAGAAGGAGAACTAATTTTTACGGAGAATAGGAAAATATCTGATATCAGAAATATTATCTGGGCTACAGGCTATCGTCCAAATTTTAGCTGGATTGAGGGGCTGGAACTGGCAAAGAATGGCTATCCAAATCATTATAGAGGAGTTAGTAATATTGACGGACTCTACTTCATAGGCCTTCCCTGGCTACATACCAGAGGTTCGGCGACTTTGGGCGGAATTAAAAAAGACGCGAAATACCTTGCTGAGTATATAAACCAAAACGGTTAA
- a CDS encoding DUF456 domain-containing protein — protein MDMILLVVAGVFMLLGVLGSFLPVLPGVPLSWIGLLIFYLIPGVGMNYWFLGITLAVAILFYILNLIIPAMGTKKFGGSRKGMIGATIGLIIGIFAPFPFAILICPFIGAFIGEILNKSNSRTAGKAAFGSFLGLLASSFMEFIVTFAFLILFLYQFWSYKEIIF, from the coding sequence ATGGATATGATTTTATTAGTAGTGGCAGGAGTATTCATGCTGCTTGGTGTATTAGGTAGTTTTCTTCCTGTTTTACCCGGAGTACCGCTAAGCTGGATAGGCTTATTGATATTTTATCTTATCCCGGGCGTTGGAATGAATTATTGGTTTTTAGGCATCACCCTCGCCGTCGCTATTCTTTTCTATATCCTGAACCTGATAATCCCAGCAATGGGGACTAAAAAATTTGGCGGAAGCAGAAAAGGAATGATAGGCGCTACCATAGGTTTGATCATAGGTATCTTTGCCCCATTTCCTTTCGCGATCTTAATTTGTCCTTTTATAGGCGCTTTTATTGGAGAAATTTTAAATAAAAGCAATTCCCGAACTGCAGGGAAAGCGGCATTCGGATCTTTTTTGGGTTTACTGGCTTCCAGTTTTATGGAATTTATCGTGACGTTCGCTTTTCTTATCCTTTTTCTATATCAGTTTTGGAGCTATAAAGAGATCATTTTTTAG
- a CDS encoding BlaI/MecI/CopY family transcriptional regulator codes for MKQLTKAEEEIMQILWELKEANVASVIKKMPEPKPAYNTVSTIVRILENKEFVDHRQEGKGYIYFPIVKKETYSNQSMNQLMNNYFNGSFKSMVSFFMKKNDMSSKDLEAILNEIDKKDS; via the coding sequence ATGAAACAATTAACGAAAGCCGAAGAAGAGATCATGCAAATTCTTTGGGAATTGAAAGAGGCTAATGTTGCCAGCGTTATAAAAAAAATGCCAGAACCAAAACCGGCTTATAATACGGTTTCAACTATCGTTAGAATTTTAGAGAATAAAGAATTTGTTGATCATAGACAGGAAGGCAAAGGCTATATCTACTTCCCTATTGTAAAGAAAGAGACCTACAGCAATCAGAGTATGAACCAGTTAATGAATAACTATTTTAATGGTTCATTTAAAAGTATGGTTTCATTTTTTATGAAAAAGAACGATATGAGCTCCAAGGATCTTGAAGCCATATTAAATGAAATTGACAAAAAGGACTCGTAA
- a CDS encoding M56 family metallopeptidase, translated as MAHYIIQIIFFQLFFLLVYEIFLKKETFFNYNRLYLLLTPILAFLIPWLRLEFLVAAVPENARIIIPQAIASQPDIYRETLPIVTIYGESGLQLNWWLIIYLTGFAASMFLFIKKYKNLNKLFSFKQIIKEDNFRIIEVPNSNAAYTFFSTVFLGDQLSDSEKQHILSHEMVHVRQKHSLDLIFFELLKVIFWFNPLIYIYQNRIAGLHEFIADEEVVKTTERKTYYEQLLNTAFSTQNISFINQFFNHSLIKKRIFMLQKNKSSKLSKFKFLLTIPLMLAMLMYVACSDVETKDETDSSLSQYNYSLQKGEDLDSDPDKKKTHQAFEDFLINNPDYVSWATIDYESDMVSYSVHKASEEVPESYNKMMVSMKDGREYTMYMNLKSTGSNTSANKKRYDQKKSTEWDDKENIPYAVIERVPAFEGCEQQEGKLRKECTSKQISLFVNKNFNTDLGKQLGLTGVNRVIVQFRIDETGAIVDIKARAAHPELEAEAKRVISLIPNMIPGEQKGRPVSVMYSLPIAFKVAG; from the coding sequence ATGGCACACTATATTATACAGATCATATTTTTCCAGCTATTTTTCTTACTGGTTTACGAGATATTTCTGAAGAAAGAAACTTTCTTCAACTATAACCGTTTATACCTTCTACTTACACCAATACTGGCATTTCTTATTCCATGGCTAAGACTGGAGTTTCTCGTAGCAGCTGTTCCTGAAAATGCCAGAATAATTATTCCTCAGGCTATTGCCAGTCAGCCCGATATTTACAGGGAAACTTTGCCAATAGTGACCATTTATGGTGAAAGCGGATTACAACTAAACTGGTGGCTAATTATCTATTTAACCGGATTCGCAGCTTCTATGTTTCTTTTCATCAAAAAATATAAAAACCTGAACAAGCTGTTCAGCTTTAAGCAGATCATAAAGGAGGACAATTTCAGGATCATAGAGGTACCAAATTCGAATGCAGCTTACACATTTTTTAGTACTGTTTTCCTTGGAGATCAACTTTCAGATTCTGAAAAACAACATATTCTTTCTCATGAAATGGTACATGTAAGGCAAAAGCACAGCCTGGATCTAATTTTCTTTGAACTGTTGAAGGTGATCTTTTGGTTTAATCCCTTGATCTACATTTATCAGAACAGGATTGCCGGTCTTCATGAGTTCATTGCAGATGAAGAAGTCGTAAAAACTACTGAAAGAAAAACATATTATGAGCAATTGCTGAATACAGCTTTCAGCACTCAGAATATTTCATTTATCAATCAATTTTTTAATCATTCATTAATCAAAAAGCGAATTTTTATGTTACAAAAGAACAAATCATCGAAACTCTCAAAATTCAAGTTTTTACTAACCATTCCGCTTATGCTGGCAATGTTAATGTATGTAGCTTGCTCAGATGTCGAGACAAAAGACGAAACAGATTCATCATTATCTCAATACAATTACAGTCTACAAAAAGGAGAAGACCTGGACAGTGATCCTGATAAGAAAAAAACACATCAGGCCTTTGAAGATTTTCTGATCAATAATCCTGATTATGTGAGCTGGGCCACAATAGATTATGAGTCTGATATGGTTTCATATTCTGTTCATAAAGCTTCTGAAGAGGTTCCGGAATCCTATAATAAAATGATGGTTTCCATGAAAGATGGAAGAGAATATACGATGTATATGAACCTTAAATCAACAGGCTCCAACACAAGCGCTAATAAAAAGAGGTATGATCAAAAAAAATCTACAGAATGGGACGACAAAGAGAATATACCATATGCTGTGATAGAGAGAGTTCCTGCCTTTGAAGGTTGCGAACAGCAAGAGGGTAAACTTAGAAAGGAATGTACGTCTAAACAAATATCATTATTTGTAAATAAAAATTTCAATACAGATTTAGGTAAGCAGCTAGGCTTAACCGGAGTAAATCGTGTGATCGTTCAATTTAGAATAGATGAAACCGGAGCGATAGTAGATATCAAGGCAAGAGCTGCACATCCCGAACTGGAAGCAGAAGCTAAAAGAGTAATTTCCCTGATACCTAATATGATTCCTGGAGAACAAAAGGGCAGGCCCGTTAGCGTGATGTATTCCTTACCTATCGCCTTTAAAGTGGCGGGATAA
- a CDS encoding energy transducer TonB produces the protein MKTLNYHTLTFIFTLISLCGFSQEDESIPFAVVDQVPAYPGCEQLDGENLKDCTVQKISNHVNMNFNTALGKELNIQGQTRIVVQFKIDANGDITNVRSRSLADKAEVRDALQNEANRVVSSLPRMQPGQKDGKEVAIMYSLPIAFAVPEKEKKKG, from the coding sequence ATGAAAACACTTAATTATCACACACTTACATTCATATTCACCTTAATTTCCCTTTGCGGATTTAGTCAGGAAGATGAATCAATCCCTTTTGCGGTGGTAGATCAGGTACCGGCATATCCAGGGTGTGAACAACTGGATGGGGAGAATTTAAAAGATTGCACCGTTCAGAAAATCTCCAATCATGTAAATATGAATTTCAACACTGCTTTAGGGAAAGAGCTGAATATTCAGGGGCAAACCCGAATAGTCGTTCAGTTTAAAATTGATGCGAACGGAGATATCACAAATGTTCGTTCCCGCTCCTTAGCAGATAAAGCCGAAGTTAGAGATGCTTTGCAAAATGAAGCTAATCGTGTGGTAAGCAGTCTACCCAGGATGCAGCCGGGCCAAAAAGATGGTAAAGAGGTTGCGATCATGTATTCTTTGCCCATAGCTTTTGCAGTCCCGGAAAAGGAGAAAAAGAAAGGTTAG